DNA sequence from the Streptomyces sp. HUAS 15-9 genome:
ATCGAAGTCAGCTTCCCCCACACCACCATCCGGTACCTGGACGTGAACTCCGGGGTACAGGTGGTCAGGGTGATGTAGTAGCCGGGATCGTCGTAGCCGTACGCGGGGCGCACAACGGAGCGCGGTACGGGCCGTATCACGCCCGAGTCCCGGGACGAGGTCCGCGGAAGGATCTTGTCGATGCTGTACGTGTACGTCGCCGACCTGGTCTTGACCTCGACGAGGTCCTTCGGCCGCAGCCGCGGTAGATACCGAAAGGGCTCGCCGTGGGTGTTCCGATGCCCCGCGACCGCGAAGTTGCCTGCCTGGCCCGGCTGTTGGGTGCCGGGGTAGTGACCGACGTACCCCTTGTTGAGGACGTCCGGCTTGCTCACGCCCTCGGCGACCGGCACGCGCAGGTGGAGTCGGGGGATGGTCAGGATGGCGTACGCCTGGGAGCTTCGCGGAAGCGACGAGCCGACGGTGACGTACGA
Encoded proteins:
- a CDS encoding class E sortase; the encoded protein is MRASVVRVVQHSSRRRRARRRRAVWAGGEVLVTVGVVLLLLVVHQLWWTNREARRGAERKVEALEREWGAGGGFSDSSEVSAGAQEPSAESAAPPSGRGTGTGTGAAGRQRSYVTVGSSLPRSSQAYAILTIPRLHLRVPVAEGVSKPDVLNKGYVGHYPGTQQPGQAGNFAVAGHRNTHGEPFRYLPRLRPKDLVEVKTRSATYTYSIDKILPRTSSRDSGVIRPVPRSVVRPAYGYDDPGYYITLTTCTPEFTSRYRMVVWGKLTSMRPRS